The following proteins come from a genomic window of Chitinivibrionales bacterium:
- a CDS encoding AsmA family protein, with protein sequence MKKSPFTIVIVILIVIAVLIGGGIAAMYILFPPDRIAAIIVPPVEKALGRKVTLQKAGITLFPRLGVSLSGLEVANTGREGFSGEPFVSVEKFTAAIGLMSIFKGYPEITSILIRKPQVRVETDAKGAFNFNDLAVLAKDTTQKPEATTQGPPQLPVPVTLKKLSIENGEIVYNDRKSGSQVIIGNMNETVAVSMDKELKNITTSGDLVLTDVSVKTKEIKKPLSNLKITLSHDVAANLVDAGGTVTVNKVRLSLQKIFLEVKGTVSKAMTPAPEFDLAVASDPISVADALKEVPVELVPLVTKVSATGAIVLGLAVKGVLAAKGPLPLQGRLELKDITMKYAGMPQAISGLNADIAFTDNSLAIKTMKMQFGTNPIDIHATVNNFKKPYVDAAVLADIKLGEVKDIVALPKDAMLDGRVTADIKARGEADPADPTKLDLKGNVDLQNVRMVWSPLIKPAEISGGLTISTVAVGQNMAVRIGSSSFTMNTTIKNFLSLLLPDKTKKFPRTTVDFKMNSPYLNADDILAPPKPEPKTEPPETGGGSSELPIVPIPADINGLVTAGKIIYHGITMDRLVAKVKVINDVALVDFTTGFAGGTIGTVLNADMRNPKNVVVKNTLTVKSVEVNDLMQQFGGYLKPVTPLNKELSGINKCLFGRINLQSSITGSGGTTDALMKSLAGNIGTQMANGKIQGAPVQKVIGSSFSSFTKTNKLGNFDAINIQNLSAAVRLAGGAAQFDNLKIMSDVADWNAHGKVGFDALMDMAVSSRLNKNLSAVILGAEGAVKSGLKGVLSRTSLAGASGLLDQTSIIPRDKDGRVTLNFGLGGPVGSPKITGLSFGAGSPGGTQRVATPQQQVQQRAQQVIQQKKQEVQQAVEQKKQETVKKVEDQIGNAAKGKLKGIFGK encoded by the coding sequence ATGAAAAAATCGCCCTTCACCATCGTCATCGTCATTCTTATCGTCATTGCCGTTTTGATCGGCGGCGGCATTGCCGCGATGTATATCCTGTTTCCGCCCGACAGGATTGCCGCCATCATCGTGCCGCCGGTGGAAAAGGCCCTCGGCAGGAAGGTGACGCTCCAGAAGGCGGGGATCACCCTGTTCCCGCGGCTCGGCGTGTCGCTTTCCGGCCTTGAGGTGGCGAATACGGGCCGCGAGGGATTTTCCGGCGAGCCTTTCGTTTCGGTGGAGAAATTCACGGCCGCTATCGGACTCATGTCGATCTTCAAGGGCTATCCGGAGATAACCTCGATTCTCATCCGTAAGCCGCAGGTCCGCGTGGAGACCGATGCCAAAGGCGCGTTCAATTTCAACGACCTCGCGGTGCTGGCAAAAGACACGACACAAAAGCCGGAGGCGACGACGCAGGGCCCGCCGCAGCTGCCGGTGCCGGTCACGCTCAAAAAACTCTCCATAGAAAACGGAGAGATCGTTTACAACGACCGCAAATCGGGCAGCCAGGTCATCATCGGGAACATGAACGAGACCGTGGCCGTGTCCATGGACAAGGAACTGAAAAACATAACGACCTCCGGCGATCTTGTGCTCACCGACGTGTCCGTCAAGACCAAGGAAATTAAAAAGCCGCTTTCCAACCTGAAGATCACCCTGTCGCACGACGTCGCGGCGAACCTGGTTGATGCGGGCGGCACCGTGACGGTGAACAAGGTTCGGCTGTCGCTGCAGAAAATTTTCCTTGAAGTAAAGGGAACGGTAAGCAAGGCCATGACGCCAGCGCCCGAATTCGACCTCGCGGTGGCGTCCGACCCTATTTCCGTCGCCGACGCGCTCAAGGAAGTGCCGGTTGAACTGGTCCCCCTTGTCACAAAAGTTTCGGCAACCGGAGCGATTGTCCTGGGCCTTGCGGTCAAGGGCGTGCTCGCGGCAAAGGGCCCGCTGCCCCTTCAGGGCCGTCTCGAGCTCAAGGACATCACCATGAAATACGCGGGAATGCCGCAGGCGATAAGCGGCCTGAACGCGGACATCGCCTTCACCGACAACAGCCTTGCCATAAAAACCATGAAAATGCAATTCGGCACCAACCCTATCGACATCCACGCGACCGTGAACAATTTCAAGAAACCGTATGTCGACGCGGCCGTGCTCGCCGACATCAAGCTCGGCGAGGTCAAAGACATCGTGGCGCTGCCCAAGGACGCCATGCTTGACGGACGCGTGACCGCCGACATCAAGGCGCGGGGCGAGGCCGACCCGGCCGACCCGACCAAGCTCGACCTGAAGGGGAATGTCGACCTCCAGAACGTGCGCATGGTGTGGTCGCCGCTCATCAAGCCTGCCGAGATCTCGGGCGGGCTCACCATCTCGACCGTTGCCGTGGGACAGAACATGGCGGTGCGCATCGGCTCCTCGTCGTTCACCATGAACACCACCATCAAGAATTTCCTCTCGCTGCTGCTTCCCGACAAGACCAAAAAATTCCCGCGCACTACCGTTGACTTCAAGATGAACTCGCCCTATCTCAACGCCGACGACATCCTGGCGCCGCCCAAGCCCGAGCCGAAAACAGAGCCGCCCGAAACGGGCGGCGGCTCAAGCGAGCTGCCCATCGTTCCCATCCCCGCGGACATCAACGGCCTGGTCACGGCAGGCAAAATCATTTACCACGGCATCACCATGGACCGCCTTGTCGCAAAAGTAAAGGTCATCAACGACGTCGCGCTGGTGGACTTCACCACCGGGTTCGCGGGCGGCACCATCGGCACCGTGCTGAACGCCGACATGCGCAACCCGAAGAACGTCGTGGTCAAGAACACGCTCACGGTGAAAAGTGTGGAGGTCAACGACCTCATGCAGCAGTTCGGCGGATACCTCAAGCCGGTCACGCCGCTCAACAAGGAGCTTTCGGGCATCAACAAGTGCCTGTTCGGCCGCATCAACCTGCAGAGCAGCATCACCGGCAGCGGCGGCACCACCGACGCGCTCATGAAAAGCCTCGCGGGCAACATCGGCACGCAGATGGCGAATGGAAAAATCCAGGGCGCGCCGGTCCAGAAGGTAATCGGGAGCTCGTTTTCCTCGTTTACCAAGACCAATAAGCTCGGAAATTTCGACGCGATCAATATCCAGAACCTCTCGGCCGCGGTCAGGCTCGCCGGCGGCGCAGCACAGTTCGATAATCTCAAGATCATGTCGGACGTCGCCGACTGGAACGCGCATGGAAAAGTCGGGTTCGACGCGCTCATGGACATGGCGGTCTCCTCGAGGCTCAACAAAAACCTTTCTGCCGTGATCCTCGGCGCGGAAGGCGCGGTGAAAAGCGGGCTCAAGGGCGTCCTGAGCCGCACCTCGCTCGCCGGCGCGTCGGGCCTGCTCGATCAAACGAGCATCATCCCGCGCGACAAGGACGGCCGCGTTACGCTCAACTTCGGCCTCGGCGGACCGGTGGGCAGCCCTAAAATAACCGGGCTCTCATTCGGCGCGGGAAGCCCCGGCGGCACCCAGCGCGTTGCCACGCCCCAGCAGCAGGTGCAGCAGCGAGCGCAGCAGGTGATTCAGCAAAAAAAGCAGGAGGTGCAGCAGGCGGTGGAGCAGAAAAAACAGGAGACCGTTAAGAAGGTGGAAGACCAGATAGGGAATGCGGCAAAAGGAAAGTTGAAGGGGATTTTCGGTAAGTAA
- a CDS encoding pyridoxal phosphate-dependent aminotransferase has protein sequence MPKYQKSSKLDNVLYDIRGPVPREAKRMEEEEGLQIIKLNIGNPAPFGLMAPDEIIHDMIRNLPATEGYCYEKGLFSARKAIMQYYQEKRVPGVDVEDVYTGNGVSELAVMVMQGLCNNGTEVLVPAPDYPLWTAAVNLSGGKPVHYLCDEESGWLPDLVDIRKKLTQNTKAIVVINPNNPTGALYPKDVLQKIVDIARERGLIVISDEIYDKILYDGNEFTSLATLADDVLFITMSGLSKTHRIAGFRAGWMVVSGNKKDAADFIEGLDMLASMRLCSNVPAQSIIQTALGGYQSIRDLVAPGGRLFAQRDACCNALAKIPGISFVKPKAAFYVFPKLEVKKFNIKDDMQFAYDLLREQKVLIVHGSGFNWPMPDHFRIVFLPAVDELTIAMDRLGKFLADYKQQA, from the coding sequence ATGCCTAAGTACCAAAAATCAAGCAAGCTTGACAACGTGCTGTACGACATCCGCGGGCCGGTGCCGCGCGAGGCGAAGCGCATGGAAGAGGAAGAAGGGCTGCAGATCATCAAGCTCAACATCGGCAACCCGGCGCCGTTCGGGCTCATGGCGCCCGACGAGATCATCCATGACATGATCCGCAACCTTCCCGCAACCGAGGGCTACTGCTACGAAAAGGGGCTGTTTTCCGCGCGCAAGGCCATCATGCAGTATTACCAGGAGAAGCGCGTGCCGGGCGTCGACGTTGAAGACGTTTACACGGGCAACGGCGTGAGCGAGCTCGCGGTCATGGTCATGCAGGGCCTGTGCAACAACGGCACCGAGGTGCTCGTGCCCGCGCCCGATTACCCGCTGTGGACCGCCGCCGTCAACCTGTCGGGCGGCAAACCAGTTCATTATTTGTGCGACGAGGAATCGGGCTGGCTGCCGGACCTTGTTGACATACGGAAAAAGCTGACGCAAAACACCAAGGCCATCGTGGTGATCAACCCGAACAACCCGACCGGCGCGCTGTACCCGAAGGACGTGCTGCAGAAAATCGTCGACATCGCGCGCGAGCGCGGGCTCATCGTGATCAGCGACGAGATCTACGACAAGATCCTCTACGACGGCAACGAGTTCACCTCGCTCGCCACGCTCGCCGACGACGTGCTGTTCATCACCATGAGCGGGCTTTCAAAGACCCACCGCATCGCGGGGTTCCGCGCCGGCTGGATGGTGGTGTCGGGCAACAAGAAGGACGCGGCCGATTTCATCGAAGGGCTCGACATGCTCGCGTCCATGCGGCTGTGCAGCAACGTTCCGGCGCAGTCCATCATCCAGACCGCGCTGGGCGGCTACCAGAGCATCCGGGACCTCGTGGCGCCCGGCGGACGGCTGTTCGCCCAGCGCGACGCCTGCTGCAACGCGCTGGCGAAGATCCCGGGAATATCGTTTGTAAAGCCCAAGGCCGCGTTCTACGTGTTCCCGAAGCTCGAGGTGAAGAAGTTCAACATCAAAGACGACATGCAATTCGCCTACGACCTGCTTCGCGAGCAGAAGGTGCTCATCGTGCACGGCAGCGGGTTCAACTGGCCCATGCCCGACCATTTCAGGATCGTTTTTCTTCCCGCCGTGGATGAGTTGACAATTGCGATGGATAGGTTGGGGAAATTCCTTGCGGATTATAAGCAGCAAGCGTAA
- a CDS encoding DUF3857 domain-containing protein has translation MKNPISIKKCCFLQLLSFFAILQLNVPSFANPNGQAWSLLIDNKPMEAKELFLKNTTDKDKTVRGEAFRGLSHIARFLGQEEDDARYYFQACQNDNNVLMFSAGVLNTYVFGRFATGSQIKEGYRLMSDLVKKPSIFSGEFIDLLAERYANDGDVNAANRLVDGMGAIRKWMFIGPFDNISNSGYNKVYPPETEINLAKVYPAKDGNKAKWNPLDNTAPTGWIFTEHHCESRNAVLYYYSTVECDEAREAILAFGASGSFKIFLNGVCVCADSVYRNTGADAFMQRVTLCKGANSLLVKLCHEWSSRLSGETRLSNFFVRFLDKGYSPLKNISYSTVPAAPAQQKTVVSRLAPSPLIDTVTGALSARLAKNPGDMDAALSLMLAYNGMEKFDEGQVLAKSFLAKFPKSSLWHQLYSESLTRSKKYTDGETEIKTAYTLCPLNEAGWQNEMQIMQQTSEPRKVLDFIASSPAVFRSSLSALVAELYANYQLENKADVLKIVADIEQKYALNQTALMVLAGVYVQDGQVKKAETLIRDFLAHQHTSTLMYKTLATLALKQGDMGKVADIIQESLKYSPHNASMYYLLASLNYTAKNFSAAHENIERCLAVMPADADALNLRGNIALSLGNKQEAKQAFTDAIDFTSDDFNAWDNLRGLDGKPPLESLAPLPPVDSLVRASEQWPYRSHENGAVLSRTKDVFYYPSRCSRERHFLVVYLGTQKAIDAWKERDIEYNSYFQVMHVVRALSYRANGSQVQADVHEGKVVFKSLQPGDCIVLEWSLKNFYTGDMAGQVHGSQEFDRSHPAFDTRLRLIMPANDTIPYHVFGDSILVSTSTAGDYRVTRFLRPAYKNALDETFTATDWPAKEKVNYSTFSGWADIVKWYDDLTRRKQDNTLELKALADSLFAGCATELAKVEKVHEYVTGNIRYSYVPFRQSGWIPQDAHDVLATKIGDCKDMASLGKSLLDRAGIPSCLVLVNTEIRHFDGHACVGPDFNHCILCYTVAGQDRFLDCTDNNLPLATLPRQDQGALALVIRPGTTGTILLPIDKPEARARKRAITSALDDKGTLTEKAATLRTGVFAGSFRDSYRFLSEEKRNATLHQSLAQQYPDISLDTFSLQGLNTVGDTLTYNYACTARNTVTFSGSTAIFPLRISDNIQPNEYPVEEKRTFPIDMYWAWYDISSCELSGELTYPAAWRPISLPDNVSADSPFGSYRLEFKRKGNTLYYKRTAVMNFTTVIPAGGHEQLKAFLNKVSKADAIQLLFYTK, from the coding sequence ATGAAAAATCCTATCTCGATTAAAAAATGCTGTTTTCTTCAATTACTTTCCTTTTTTGCAATCTTGCAGTTGAATGTTCCCTCTTTTGCCAACCCTAACGGCCAGGCATGGTCCTTGCTTATTGATAATAAGCCCATGGAAGCAAAGGAACTGTTTTTAAAAAACACAACAGACAAGGACAAAACCGTGCGCGGCGAGGCGTTCCGCGGGCTTTCGCACATCGCGCGTTTCCTCGGCCAGGAGGAGGACGACGCGCGTTATTATTTTCAGGCGTGCCAGAACGACAATAACGTGCTCATGTTTTCGGCGGGCGTTCTCAACACCTACGTGTTCGGCCGTTTCGCCACGGGCAGCCAGATCAAGGAGGGCTACCGCCTGATGAGCGACCTGGTGAAAAAGCCATCGATTTTTTCCGGCGAATTCATTGATCTGCTCGCCGAGCGTTACGCGAACGACGGCGACGTCAATGCCGCGAACCGCCTGGTGGACGGCATGGGCGCGATCCGCAAGTGGATGTTCATCGGGCCGTTCGACAACATTTCGAATTCGGGTTACAACAAGGTGTATCCGCCGGAAACCGAAATCAACCTGGCAAAAGTGTATCCGGCCAAGGACGGGAACAAGGCAAAGTGGAACCCGCTTGACAACACGGCGCCCACGGGCTGGATCTTCACCGAGCACCACTGCGAATCGCGCAACGCGGTGCTATACTATTACAGCACCGTGGAGTGCGACGAGGCGCGGGAGGCCATTCTTGCGTTCGGCGCGTCGGGGTCTTTTAAAATTTTCCTCAACGGCGTGTGCGTATGCGCCGATTCGGTGTACCGCAACACCGGCGCCGACGCGTTCATGCAGCGGGTGACGCTCTGCAAGGGGGCGAATTCACTTCTTGTAAAGCTCTGCCACGAATGGAGCAGCCGGCTTTCCGGCGAGACAAGGCTTTCCAATTTCTTTGTGCGGTTTCTCGACAAAGGCTACTCCCCGCTTAAAAATATTTCCTATTCCACGGTCCCTGCCGCGCCGGCGCAGCAGAAAACCGTTGTCTCCCGCCTGGCGCCGTCGCCCCTGATCGACACCGTGACGGGCGCGCTCTCCGCACGGCTCGCGAAAAATCCCGGCGACATGGACGCGGCGCTTTCGCTCATGCTCGCCTACAACGGCATGGAGAAATTCGACGAGGGCCAGGTGCTTGCCAAAAGCTTCCTCGCCAAATTCCCCAAAAGCAGCCTGTGGCACCAGCTCTACAGCGAATCGCTCACGCGCTCGAAGAAATACACCGACGGCGAAACCGAAATAAAAACGGCGTACACCCTCTGCCCGCTCAATGAAGCGGGCTGGCAAAACGAAATGCAGATCATGCAGCAGACGTCCGAGCCACGCAAGGTGCTGGACTTCATCGCCTCGTCGCCCGCGGTGTTCCGCTCGTCGCTTTCGGCGCTGGTGGCGGAGCTCTACGCCAATTACCAGCTTGAAAACAAGGCGGACGTGCTCAAGATTGTCGCCGACATTGAACAAAAATACGCGCTCAACCAGACCGCGCTCATGGTGCTGGCCGGCGTGTACGTGCAGGACGGGCAGGTCAAAAAGGCGGAAACGCTCATCAGGGACTTTCTTGCGCACCAGCACACAAGCACGCTCATGTACAAGACGCTCGCCACACTCGCGCTCAAGCAGGGCGACATGGGGAAGGTCGCCGACATCATCCAGGAAAGCCTGAAATATTCCCCCCACAACGCAAGCATGTATTACCTTCTCGCAAGCCTCAATTACACCGCCAAAAATTTCTCCGCGGCGCATGAGAACATCGAACGGTGCCTTGCCGTGATGCCGGCGGACGCCGACGCCTTGAACCTCAGGGGCAACATCGCGCTCTCGCTGGGCAACAAGCAGGAGGCCAAACAGGCCTTTACCGATGCGATAGATTTCACGAGCGACGATTTCAACGCGTGGGACAACCTGCGCGGCCTCGACGGCAAACCGCCGCTCGAATCGCTTGCCCCGCTGCCGCCGGTCGACAGCCTGGTCAGGGCCAGCGAACAATGGCCCTACCGCTCGCATGAAAACGGCGCCGTTTTGTCGCGAACAAAGGATGTGTTCTATTATCCGAGCCGCTGTTCCCGCGAGCGGCACTTTCTCGTGGTGTATCTGGGCACCCAGAAGGCGATTGACGCATGGAAGGAACGCGACATCGAGTACAACAGCTATTTCCAGGTCATGCACGTCGTCCGCGCCCTGTCGTACCGGGCCAACGGTTCGCAGGTGCAGGCCGACGTCCACGAAGGGAAGGTCGTGTTCAAATCGCTGCAGCCCGGCGACTGCATCGTGCTTGAATGGTCGCTCAAGAACTTCTACACCGGCGACATGGCCGGCCAGGTGCACGGCAGCCAGGAGTTCGACAGAAGCCACCCGGCGTTCGACACGAGGCTGCGGCTCATCATGCCGGCAAACGACACCATCCCCTATCACGTGTTCGGCGATTCCATTTTGGTAAGCACCTCCACGGCCGGCGACTACCGCGTCACCCGTTTCTTGCGACCCGCGTATAAAAACGCGCTCGACGAGACCTTCACCGCCACAGACTGGCCGGCCAAGGAAAAAGTGAATTACTCCACCTTTTCCGGGTGGGCCGACATCGTGAAATGGTACGACGACCTCACGCGCCGTAAGCAGGACAACACGCTGGAGCTCAAGGCGCTCGCCGATTCGCTGTTCGCCGGGTGCGCAACGGAGCTTGCGAAGGTGGAGAAGGTCCACGAGTATGTCACGGGCAACATCCGCTACAGCTACGTGCCGTTCAGGCAGTCGGGCTGGATCCCCCAGGACGCGCACGACGTTCTCGCCACGAAGATCGGCGACTGCAAGGACATGGCGTCGCTCGGCAAGAGCCTGCTTGACCGCGCGGGAATCCCGTCGTGCCTCGTGCTCGTGAACACCGAGATCCGGCATTTCGACGGCCACGCCTGCGTGGGCCCGGATTTCAACCACTGCATCCTCTGCTACACCGTCGCCGGGCAGGACCGCTTCCTCGACTGCACCGACAACAACCTGCCGCTTGCCACCCTGCCGCGGCAAGACCAGGGCGCGCTCGCGCTGGTCATCAGGCCCGGCACCACGGGCACCATCCTGCTGCCGATTGACAAACCGGAAGCACGCGCGCGGAAAAGGGCCATCACGTCGGCGCTCGACGACAAGGGCACGCTCACGGAAAAGGCGGCCACGCTGCGCACCGGCGTTTTCGCCGGCTCGTTCCGCGACAGCTACCGGTTCCTCTCCGAGGAGAAACGCAACGCCACGCTGCACCAGAGCCTTGCCCAGCAGTATCCCGACATCTCGCTCGACACGTTCTCGCTGCAGGGCCTCAACACCGTGGGCGACACGCTCACCTACAACTACGCGTGCACGGCGCGCAACACCGTGACCTTTTCCGGCAGCACCGCGATTTTCCCCCTGCGGATTTCGGACAATATCCAGCCGAACGAATATCCGGTGGAGGAAAAGCGCACCTTCCCCATCGACATGTACTGGGCATGGTACGATATTTCGTCGTGCGAATTGTCGGGCGAGCTCACCTACCCGGCGGCGTGGCGGCCCATCAGCCTGCCCGACAATGTCTCGGCGGATTCGCCGTTCGGCTCGTACCGCCTCGAGTTCAAGCGCAAAGGCAATACGCTGTATTATAAGCGCACCGCGGTCATGAATTTCACCACGGTCATCCCGGCCGGCGGCCACGAGCAGCTCAAGGCGTTTCTCAACAAGGTGTCGAAGGCGGACGCGATTCAATTGTTGTTTTATACAAAGTAA
- a CDS encoding insulinase family protein — protein MPHSDITSPKRIAGFVLESTTDIPELRCTASLYYHEKTGARLLHLRNDDPNNLFSIAFRTPVSDSTGVPHILEHSVLGGSRKFPLKDPFQELLKGSLQTFLNALTYPDKTVYPVSSQVEADFFNLVDVYCDAVFHPLLTENTFCQEGWHFAAESENGPIDIKGIVYNEMKGVFSDFASHVERKTVSLLFPDTPYRFESGGEPEHITGLTYRQFRAFHAQYYHPSNAFIVLYGSLPPEKTLSFLDKKYLAAFDKTAPDAVIAPQPSWDAPRKAVLDAPAPEKDDGFATVALAWKFGLSADPVDSLVGRILYQYLMGTESGPLKRALIDSGLGEDLDDLCGFETEFVHGIFAVGLRKTRPEHADAIESLVLGTLKKQAEAGLDEALLEGVVRQTEFRLREISDAGRFPYNLILAERCYRSWLYGGDPLAHLAFEKPLAVIREARAGGTGWFAGKIRTMLLGNPHYLRITVRASSEMGRRLETQTSEQALALTKDFTAEDRRRVAEATALLAAEQKKPQSPEALASLPRLRKSDLPLKNREVPALRTRCGGAEAIFHPIFTSGIAYLDLAFDCRQVPPGLLLYLPLYSELLPRAGAAGLSYEEMSKRLSLSTGGVSGSMLCETAAGTGDDLVFKLFLHAKALEERGDEMLGIVRDLLTAPDLSNAKQIRDILFEARNDLNAAIIANGHLFAATHAGAQLARSRHVDELLGGVAQLRFLDRLVKQDDPAAVAEKMLALHKLIVNRAACTVSVTAGTPDVLAPGIERCMASLPIVTVSPAAITHAEQTGYTGIEISSSVNFVAKAWKLGPSTAADAGDFLLLARNLSSGYLWDKVRVEGGAYGGMAMVSAGHPVFECASYRDPNLGRTLEHFEKGLQQAAAGLAADAVEQSVISTIGRIDAPHTPHQQGFGETVALLCGRTREFRQALRDAVLSASPQSMQKTARMLLDNPSFAVTVLGSAAAFDNAEKERVFFKRETLFDERAAAV, from the coding sequence ATGCCTCATTCCGATATTACTTCGCCGAAGCGCATCGCCGGTTTCGTCCTCGAATCGACGACAGACATTCCCGAGCTGCGCTGCACCGCTTCGCTGTATTACCACGAAAAGACCGGCGCGCGGCTGCTCCATTTGCGCAATGACGACCCCAACAACCTGTTCTCCATCGCGTTCCGTACGCCGGTGAGCGATTCGACCGGCGTGCCGCACATCCTGGAGCACTCGGTGCTCGGCGGATCGCGCAAGTTCCCGCTCAAGGATCCGTTCCAGGAGCTCCTGAAAGGATCGCTCCAGACGTTCCTCAACGCGCTCACCTATCCCGACAAGACCGTTTACCCTGTGTCAAGCCAGGTGGAGGCGGACTTCTTCAACCTCGTGGACGTGTACTGCGACGCCGTGTTCCATCCCCTGCTCACCGAGAACACCTTTTGCCAGGAGGGATGGCACTTCGCGGCGGAAAGCGAAAACGGCCCCATCGACATCAAGGGCATCGTCTACAACGAGATGAAGGGCGTTTTTTCCGATTTCGCAAGCCACGTGGAGCGCAAGACCGTGTCGCTTCTGTTCCCGGACACGCCCTACCGGTTCGAGAGCGGCGGCGAGCCCGAGCACATCACCGGCCTCACCTACCGGCAGTTCCGCGCCTTCCATGCGCAATATTATCATCCGTCAAACGCGTTCATCGTGCTTTACGGCAGTCTCCCTCCCGAAAAGACGCTTTCCTTTCTTGACAAAAAGTACCTTGCCGCGTTCGATAAAACCGCGCCCGACGCCGTGATCGCACCGCAGCCTTCCTGGGATGCGCCGCGGAAGGCGGTGCTCGACGCGCCCGCCCCGGAAAAAGACGACGGTTTCGCCACGGTGGCGCTCGCCTGGAAGTTCGGGCTTTCCGCCGACCCGGTCGATTCACTGGTGGGCAGAATTCTATACCAGTACCTCATGGGCACCGAAAGCGGCCCGCTCAAGCGCGCGCTCATCGACAGCGGCCTGGGCGAGGACCTCGACGACCTCTGCGGGTTTGAGACCGAGTTCGTCCACGGCATTTTTGCGGTGGGCCTGCGCAAGACCAGGCCCGAGCACGCGGACGCCATCGAATCGCTCGTGCTCGGCACGCTCAAAAAGCAGGCCGAGGCCGGCCTCGACGAGGCGCTGCTCGAGGGTGTGGTGCGCCAGACCGAATTTCGGCTCCGCGAAATCAGCGACGCGGGCCGTTTTCCCTACAACCTCATCCTCGCCGAGCGGTGCTACCGCTCCTGGCTGTACGGCGGCGACCCGCTCGCGCACCTCGCGTTTGAAAAGCCGCTGGCCGTGATCCGCGAGGCACGCGCCGGCGGCACCGGCTGGTTTGCAGGAAAAATCCGCACCATGCTCCTTGGCAATCCGCATTATCTCCGCATCACGGTGCGGGCGTCGTCGGAAATGGGAAGACGGCTCGAGACGCAGACCAGCGAGCAGGCGCTTGCGCTCACCAAAGACTTCACGGCCGAGGACCGGCGCCGCGTGGCCGAAGCCACGGCACTCCTCGCGGCCGAACAGAAAAAGCCGCAGTCGCCCGAGGCGCTCGCCTCGCTGCCCAGGCTGCGCAAGTCCGACCTTCCGCTCAAGAACCGCGAGGTTCCCGCTCTGCGGACGCGCTGCGGCGGCGCAGAGGCGATTTTTCATCCGATCTTTACATCAGGTATCGCTTATCTCGACCTGGCGTTCGACTGCCGCCAGGTGCCCCCCGGGCTTTTGTTATACCTGCCGCTCTATTCCGAGCTTTTGCCGCGGGCAGGCGCGGCCGGCCTTTCGTATGAGGAAATGTCAAAACGGCTTTCGCTCTCGACCGGCGGCGTGAGCGGCTCCATGCTGTGCGAGACCGCGGCCGGCACCGGGGACGACCTCGTGTTCAAACTGTTCTTGCACGCGAAGGCGCTCGAGGAGCGCGGCGATGAAATGCTCGGCATCGTACGCGACCTGCTCACGGCGCCCGACCTTTCAAACGCCAAGCAGATCCGCGACATTCTGTTTGAGGCGCGAAACGACCTCAACGCCGCGATCATCGCCAACGGCCACCTCTTCGCCGCGACGCATGCCGGCGCGCAGCTTGCCCGCTCCCGGCATGTCGACGAGCTTCTCGGCGGCGTTGCGCAACTGCGTTTCCTGGACAGGCTTGTCAAACAGGACGACCCCGCGGCGGTGGCCGAAAAAATGCTCGCATTGCACAAGCTCATCGTGAACCGGGCCGCCTGCACCGTGTCCGTCACCGCCGGCACTCCGGATGTTCTTGCGCCGGGCATCGAACGATGCATGGCCTCGCTGCCGATTGTCACGGTGTCCCCCGCGGCCATCACGCACGCCGAACAGACCGGTTACACGGGGATCGAGATCAGCTCTTCGGTCAATTTCGTGGCAAAGGCCTGGAAGCTCGGCCCGTCCACGGCCGCCGACGCGGGCGATTTCCTTCTGCTCGCCAGGAACCTTTCGTCGGGGTATCTGTGGGACAAGGTGCGCGTCGAGGGCGGCGCCTACGGCGGCATGGCAATGGTGTCGGCCGGCCACCCGGTGTTCGAATGCGCGTCGTACCGCGACCCCAACCTTGGACGCACCCTCGAACATTTCGAGAAGGGCCTGCAGCAGGCCGCGGCGGGGCTCGCGGCCGACGCGGTCGAGCAGAGCGTCATCAGCACCATCGGCCGCATCGACGCGCCGCACACGCCGCATCAGCAGGGGTTCGGGGAGACCGTGGCGCTTCTGTGCGGCCGCACCAGGGAGTTCCGCCAGGCACTACGCGACGCCGTGCTGTCGGCCTCGCCCCAAAGCATGCAAAAAACCGCGCGGATGCTCCTTGACAATCCCTCCTTCGCGGTCACGGTGCTGGGGAGCGCCGCGGCGTTTGACAATGCGGAAAAAGAACGGGTGTTTTTCAAGCGGGAAACGCTGTTCGACGAAAGGGCCGCCGCGGTATGA